From a single Lolium rigidum isolate FL_2022 chromosome 7, APGP_CSIRO_Lrig_0.1, whole genome shotgun sequence genomic region:
- the LOC124670243 gene encoding F-box/kelch-repeat protein At1g67480-like, producing the protein MPALVAAREPHVQAQTCHRATMPLKFPARQRVSLVPMAEKETNPHNVLIPGLPEDMAKICIALVHRSYFPAMGAVSRRWMSFIGSREFSAVRKEVRKIEELVYVLAAEAGEKGPRWEVLGEQKNRAIPPMPGLAKAGFGVVVLHGNLYVVAGYAAVYGKDYVSDEVYQYDARLNRWGALAKLNFARRDFACAEVNGIIYVAGGFGSGCNSLSSVEAYDPQQNRWTLIENLRRPRSGCFAFGLNNKLYIMGGRSSFTIGNSRSIDVYDPRRRSWEEIKRGCVMVTSHAVLGKSLFCIEWRDQRSLSVFSPSDSSWMKISVPLTGSSSSRFCLGASGGKLLLFSREEDERQSMTYDPAAAPGSEWETSELKPSGLCLCSVTIEI; encoded by the exons ATGCCCGCCCTTGTCGCAGCAAGGGAACCACATGTTCAAGCACAAACATGCCACCGTGCTACAATGCCACTGAAATTTCCAGCCAGGCAAAGAGTTTCTCTAGTTCCGATGGCCGAAAAAGAAACCAATCCACATAACGTTCTAATACCCGGTTTGCCAGAAGACATGGCGAAGATATGCATCGCGCTTGTCCATCGGAGCTACTTCCCTGCCATGGGTGCAGTTTCCAGGAGGTGGATGTCATTCATCGGCAGCAGAGAGTTTAGTGCTGTCAGGAAGGAGGTTAGGAAGATTGAGGAGTTGGTTTATGTCCTTGCTGCTGAAGCTGGTGAAAAGGGGCCTCGATGGGAGGTCTTGGGGGAGCAAAAGAACAGGGCAATTCCTCCTATGCCTGGGCTGGCTAAGGCAGGGTTTGGTGTGGTGGTTCTCCACGGGAATCTGTATGTCGTAGCTGGCTATGCTGCTGTCTATGGGAAGGACTATGTTTCTGATGAGGTTTACCAGTATGATGCCCGGCTCAACAG GTGGGGTGCACTTGCCAAGTTGAATTTTGCACGTCGTGACTTCGCCTGCGCAGAGGTCAACGGCATAATATATGTTGCCGGTGGATTCGGCTCTGGCTGCAACAGTTTGTCCAGCGTCGAGGCATATGATCCCCAACAGAATAGATGGACACTAATCGAAAACCTTCGCAGGCCGAGGTCAGGATGCTTCGCCTTCGGATTGAACAACAAGTTGTACATAATGGGTGGCCGCTCAAGCTTCACAATTGGCAACTCCCGTTCCATCGACGTGTACGATCCCAGGCGCCGAAGTTGGGAGGAGATCAAGAGAGGATGTGTAATGGTCACCTCTCATGCAGTTCTTGGCAAGAGCTTGTTCTGCATTGAGTGGAGGGACCAGCGCTCGCTCTCGGTGTTCAGCCCTTCAGACAGTTCTTGGATGAAGATTTCAGTGCCACTAACGGGTAGTTCAAGCAGCCGTTTTTGCCTGGGGGCAAGTGGTGGAAAGCTGTTGTTGTTCTCGCGGGAGGAAGATGAGCGTCAGTCTATGACGTACGATCCAGCTGCGGCGCCAGGTTCTGAATGGGAGACATCAGAGCTGAAGCCGTCGGGGTTGTGCTTGTGCAGTGTGACCATTGAAATTTGA